Within the Corynebacterium afermentans subsp. lipophilum genome, the region ATTCGCCGCGTTCGTTGCGGGCGAGCACGTGGTGCACCTCGAGTGCTGTGGCGATGCGGTGTGCGGTGGCCCGGGGCAGTTCGGTGGCGTCGCTGAGCTCTGCGAGCGATTTGTCGCCGCTGGCTACCGCGGCCACGATTGCTACTGCGCGGTCGAGCACTTTAATGCCGGATCCTTCGTTATACTGTCTCACAGTTCGAATCCTATCATCTCATTATGTGGGAAGTTAGGGAGGAAACGCGAAGGAGTTTGCTATGGCGGAGAGACCGTTGACGTTGGCGGAGAAGGTGTGGCGCGACCACGTGGTCAAGCAGGGCGAAAACGGCGAGCCCGACCTCATCTTCATCGATTTCCAGCTCCTGCACGAGGTCACCTCGCCGCAGGCGTTCGAGGGGCTGCGCTTGGCAGGCCGCAAGATGCGGCACCCGGAACTGCACCTGGCCACCGAAGACCACAACGTGCCCACCGAAGGGATCGTCTCCGGCCAGCTGCTCGAAATTGCGGAGCCGACCTCGCGCACCCAGGTGGCCACGCTGCGCAAGAACTGCGAGGAATTCGGCGTGACCCTGCACCCGATGGGCGACGTCAAGCAAGGCATCGTGCACACCGTCGGCCCGCAGCTGGGCATCACACAGCCGGGCATGACCATCGTGTGCGGCGACTCGCACACCTCCACCCACGGCGCGTTCGGCTCCATTGCCATGGGCATCGGCACCTCCGAGGTGGAGCACGTCATGGCCACCCAGACCCTGCCGCTGAAACCCTTTAAGACCATGGTCATCGAGGTCACCGGCGAACTGCAGGAAGGCGTCACCGCGAAAGACCTGATCCTGGCGATCATCGCCAAGATTGGCACCGGCGGCGGCCAAGGCCACATCATCGAGTACCGCGGCGAGGCCATCGAGAAGATGTCCATGGAAGCGCGCATGACCATCTGCAACATGTCCATCGAGGCGGGTGCGCGCGCCGGCATGGTAGCGCCCGACCAGAAGACCTTCGATTACGTCGAAGGCCGGGAATACGCACCGAAGGGCGCCGACTGGGACGCAGCAGTGGAGTACTGGAAGACGCTGCCCACCGACGAGGGTGCCAAGTTCGACACCGTGGTGGAAATCGACGGCGCCTCCCTGACACCTTTTGTCACCTGGGGCACCAACCCCGGCCAGGGCCTGCCCCTGGGTGAGCGAGTGCCGGATCCGGAGGACTTCACCGACGAGACCTCCAAGCAGTCCGCAGCCAAGGCATTGGACTACATGGACCTGACCCCAGGCACGCCGCTGCGCGACATCGCCATCGACACCGTGTTCCTAGGCTCGTGCACCAACGCCCGCATCGAGGACCTGCGCGCCGCCGCCGAGGTGGTTAAGGGCCGCACCATCGCGGAAAACACCCGCATGCTGGTGGTGCCCAGCTCCACGCTGGTCAAACAGCAGGCGGAGGAGGAAGGCCTGGACAAGGTCTTCACGGACTTCGGCGCCGAGTGGCGCACTGCCGGGTGCTCGATGTGCCTGGGCATGAATCCGGATCAGCTGAAGCCGGGGGAGCGGAGTGCGTCGACAAGCAACCGCAACTTCGAAGGACGCCAAGGACCCGGCGGGCGCACCCACCTTGTCTCCCCGCTGGTCGCCGCGGCGACCGCTGTCACCGGTCACCTTGCTAGCCCCGCAGACCTGTAAAGGAGCACTCAGATGGAGAAATTCACCACCCACACCGGTGTCGCCGTACCGCTGACGCGCTCGAACGTGGACACTGACCAGATCATTCCGGCACGCTACCTCAAGCGCGTGACCCGCACCGGCTTCGAAGACGGCCTGTTTTCCAACTGGCGCGAAAGCGAACCCGGATTTGTGCTCAACCAGGACGAGTACAAAAACGGCTCCGTGCTGTTCGCCGGGCCCGACTTCGGCACCGGCTCCTCGCGCGAGCACGCCGTGTGGGCGCTGATGGATTACGGCTTCCGCGCCGTGTTCAGCCCGCGCTTCGCCGACATCTTCCGCGGCAACTCCGGAAAGGCGGGACTGCTGGCCGCGAACCTGCCCGAAAGCGACATCGAGCTGATCTGGAAGCACTTAGAGCAGCACCCGGGCGAGACCGCCACCGTGTCGCTGGAAGACCGCACGGTCACCGTCGGCGACAACACGTTCGTCTTCGAGGTGGACGACTACACCCGCTGGCGCCTGATGGAAGGCCTCGACGACATTGGCCTGACGCTTCGCGGCGAAGACGCCATCGAGGCCTACGAAGCGCAACGGCCGGCGTTCAAGCCGGCCGTGCGATAAAAGGGGGAAGCGCTACTCCTGCGGCGCTTCCTCGTCGAGGCGCTGGGTGACCTCCGGCGCGAACTCCGCGAGGAAGTCACGCGAAGCGGTCACCACGCCCTGGATTCCGGTGAGGATGTGGGACTCGAACTGGGCGTCGGTGTACTCCCAGTGGCCGGGCAGGCTGTAGGCCACGCCCAAGGCGGTGACGCCGCGCTCCTCATCCTTCAAAGCGGTGACGGTGGGGTAGGCCTTGGTGTAGTTGTACTGCTCGGCCCAGCTGCGGATGTCCTCGTAGCGGTCCGCGCCGATGGAATCAACCGCGACCGAGGAAATCACGTTGATGTTCGGGGCGATGTGCGCGATTTCCAGGCCGATGCGGGAAAAGCCGGTGCGGATGGCAAACTCGCTTGCCTCGTCAAACTGCCAGCCCTGCTTGGCAAAGACGTCCTTGACGCGCTGGATGGACAGGGGCTTTAAGGTGTCGTTGCTCATGGGTGTTACGCCTCCTTAGCGCCGTCGTTGAAGGATTCTTCGAGGCCCGGGAAGGTCTCGCGCAGCTGGCCGGCCACGTGGTGGATGGCGGAGAAGAAATACTCGCACATCTCGCGCAGCTGCGTGTCGGCGAAACCGTCGCCGGAGAAGAACGGCGCCTCCATGATCGCGATGGCGGTGCCGTCTTGGCGCAGCACCGGGTGCACGCGCACCAGCGGCAGGGTGCGGTTCATCACGTTCGCGAACTCGCGAAGCTTCTCGACGTCCTCCGGTTGATCCACAACCGCCATCCACCTGGACGTGGCCTTGAAACCCTCGCGTTCGACCTCGAAGAAGACCACCAGGCCGGGAAAGGCGGTGCGGCACTCGCCGCCGTCTTCGCGGAAGTACTTCAGATCCATCGCCTCCAGGGTGGACGCGATGCGCTCCTGCGTCACCGGCGGGAATGCGGTGGGGGTGGGGGAAGTCATAAGAAAATCCGTTCCTTTCTGTTGCTACAGCACCGGCAGTGCGGACGGGACGTAGTCGGCTCCGGTGAGTTGGCCGCCGTGAAAGCTCAGCACCCACACGGAGCCCTTCTTCGC harbors:
- the leuD gene encoding 3-isopropylmalate dehydratase small subunit: MEKFTTHTGVAVPLTRSNVDTDQIIPARYLKRVTRTGFEDGLFSNWRESEPGFVLNQDEYKNGSVLFAGPDFGTGSSREHAVWALMDYGFRAVFSPRFADIFRGNSGKAGLLAANLPESDIELIWKHLEQHPGETATVSLEDRTVTVGDNTFVFEVDDYTRWRLMEGLDDIGLTLRGEDAIEAYEAQRPAFKPAVR
- a CDS encoding YbjN domain-containing protein → MTSPTPTAFPPVTQERIASTLEAMDLKYFREDGGECRTAFPGLVVFFEVEREGFKATSRWMAVVDQPEDVEKLREFANVMNRTLPLVRVHPVLRQDGTAIAIMEAPFFSGDGFADTQLREMCEYFFSAIHHVAGQLRETFPGLEESFNDGAKEA
- the leuC gene encoding 3-isopropylmalate dehydratase large subunit → MAERPLTLAEKVWRDHVVKQGENGEPDLIFIDFQLLHEVTSPQAFEGLRLAGRKMRHPELHLATEDHNVPTEGIVSGQLLEIAEPTSRTQVATLRKNCEEFGVTLHPMGDVKQGIVHTVGPQLGITQPGMTIVCGDSHTSTHGAFGSIAMGIGTSEVEHVMATQTLPLKPFKTMVIEVTGELQEGVTAKDLILAIIAKIGTGGGQGHIIEYRGEAIEKMSMEARMTICNMSIEAGARAGMVAPDQKTFDYVEGREYAPKGADWDAAVEYWKTLPTDEGAKFDTVVEIDGASLTPFVTWGTNPGQGLPLGERVPDPEDFTDETSKQSAAKALDYMDLTPGTPLRDIAIDTVFLGSCTNARIEDLRAAAEVVKGRTIAENTRMLVVPSSTLVKQQAEEEGLDKVFTDFGAEWRTAGCSMCLGMNPDQLKPGERSASTSNRNFEGRQGPGGRTHLVSPLVAAATAVTGHLASPADL